From the Pungitius pungitius chromosome 6, fPunPun2.1, whole genome shotgun sequence genome, one window contains:
- the foxl1 gene encoding forkhead box protein L1, whose protein sequence is MTLYHGRLGMPPTALSLSGPPLIYLYGGDSRGVVPAALSFVPARQESPQKPPYSYIALIAMAIKSAPQQRATLSGIYQFIMDQFPFYHDNKQGWQNSIRHNLSLNDCFIKVAREKGRPGKGSYWTLDTNCLDMFENGNYRRRKRKAKSQQDALDPKAAGHKRTKVLGPSRDHRSSVGHPAGSVIEAPAGQHAEAAETQPDAKMYHAEQTAPRSELSPNRDTLASIRGTCPVPSRAPLWTDAVHVQGAPPRREPEDRTSAVSGRDKERGPLCAVSFRNTNLTTLVHDRPKGHALSRDKSKSFSIDSILSRSEDDMRSSVLGLSAETLETCAERSAPAVLGAWPHQFYQMGFPLCSYPSLTRLHFK, encoded by the coding sequence ATGACTCTCTACCACGGCCGTCTTGGGATGCCGCCCACGGCTTTGAGCCTCTCCGGCCCCCCTCTTATCTACCTGTATGGAGGGGACAGTCGAGGGGTCGTGCCCGCCGCCTTGAGCTTCGTGCCGGCCCGCCAGGAGAGTCCGCAAAAGCCCCCTTACAGCTACATCGCGCTCATCGCCATGGCCATCAAGAGCGCGCCGCAGCAGCGCGCAACACTCAGCGGCATCTACCAGTTCATCATGGACCAGTTCCCCTTCTACCACGATAACAAGCAGGGTTGGCAGAACTCCATCCGCCACAACCTGTCCCTGAACGACTGCTTCATCAAGGTGGCCCGAGAGAAGGGCCGGCCCGGCAAAGGCAGCTACTGGACGCTGGACACCAATTGCTTGGACATGTTCGAGAACGGCAACTACCgtcggaggaagaggaaggcgaAGAGCCAGCAGGATGCTCTTGACCCCAAAGCCGCAGGACACAAGCGCACGAAGGTCCTGGGTCCTTCCAGGGACCACCGATCCTCTGTGGGGCATCCGGCTGGCTCGGTTATAGAGGCACCGGCGGGGCAGCACGCCGAGGCGGCGGAAACGCAACCGGACGCGAAGATGTACCACGCGGAACAGACTGCTCCCAGGTCTGAACTGTCCCCCAACCGAGACACACTTGCATCCATACGCGGGACATGTCCAGTGCCGAGTCGCGCCCCGCTCTGGACGGACGCTGTGCACGTCCAAGGCGCGCCCCCGCGCCGCGAGCCAGAGGACAGAACGTCAGCGGTCAGTGGAAGAGACAAGGAGAGAGGTCCCCTCTGCGCCGTCAGTTTCAGAAACACCAACTTGACCACGTTGGTGCACGACAGGCCGAAGGGACACGCGCTGAGCAGGGATAAATCCAAAAGTTTTAGCATCGACAGCATCTTATCGAGGAGCGAAGACGACATGCGCAGCAGCGTCCTCGGGTTGTCCGCGGAGACATTGGAGACATGCGCAGAGCGCAGTGCGCCCGCGGTCCTCGGCGCGTGGCCGCACCAGTTTTACCAGATGGGATTCCCACTGTGCTCCTACCCTTCCCTTACCCGGCTGCATTTTAAATGA